Proteins encoded in a region of the Lathamus discolor isolate bLatDis1 chromosome Z, bLatDis1.hap1, whole genome shotgun sequence genome:
- the SLC35D2 gene encoding nucleotide sugar transporter SLC35D2 isoform X3, producing MSAGQAAGEAASCAAPPALPRVLSALFYGTCSFFIVLVNKALLSAYSFPSPVFLGIGQMAATILILYVSKINKIVHFPDFDKSIPLKLFPLPLIYVGNHLSGLSSTSKLSLPMFTVLRKFTIPLTLLLEIIILGKRYPVSIVVSVFAIILGAFIAAGSDLSFNLEGYTFVLLNDIFTAANGVYTKQKIDPKELGKYGVLFYNACFMVIPTVIISFSTGDFQQVSLDVFYCPMQSLQFCSHNDCSWCHQEYIHCLHWNVDWWRLHILHVKLHRAKYLYGRRTEILIFNFKRKQQAYTTWG from the exons ATGAGCGCCGGGCAGGCAGCGGGGGAGGCGGCGAGCTGCGCCGCGCCGCCGGCGCTTCCCAGGGTGCTCTCAGCCCTTTTCTACGGGACGTGCTCGTTCTTCATCGTGCTGGTGAACAAGGCCCTGCTCAGCGCCTACAG CTTCCCGTCACCAGTGTTTCTTGGCATTGGACAG aTGGCAGCCACTATACTTATCTTGTATGTgtcaaaaataaataagattgTTCACTTCCCCGATTTTGACAAAAGTATACCTCTAAAG TTGTTTCCTCTGCCTCTGATTTATGTTGGAAACCACCTAAGTGGATTATCAAGTACCAGCAAACTCAG TTTGCCGATGTTTACTGTGCTCAGGAAGTTTACCATTCCACTTACTTTACTGCTGGAAATCATCATACTTGg GAAACGATATCCAGTGAGCATTGTAGTCAGCGTATTTGCCATCATTCTTGGAGCTTTCATAGCAGCTGG GTCTGATCTGTCTTTTAATCTGGAGGGTTACACCTTTGTGTTGCTGAATGATATCTTTACAGCAGCAAATGGAGTttacacaaagcagaaaattgaTCCAAAG GAGCTGGGGAAATATGGTGTCCTTTTCTATAATGCCTGTTTCATGGTGATTCCAACAGTCATTATTAGCTTTTCTACTGGAGACTTTCAGCAG GTTTCTCTTGATGTATTCTACTGTCCTATGCAGTCATTACAATTCTGCTCTCACAACGACTGTAGTTGGTGCCATCAAG aataTATCCATTGCTTACATTGGAATGTTGATTGGTGGAGATTACATATTCTCCATGTTAAACTTCATAGGGCTAAATATTTG tATGGCAGGAGGACTGAGATACTCATTTTTAACTTTAAGAGGAAACAGCAAGCCTACACAACCTGGGGATGA
- the SLC35D2 gene encoding nucleotide sugar transporter SLC35D2 isoform X2, producing MSAGQAAGEAASCAAPPALPRVLSALFYGTCSFFIVLVNKALLSAYSFPSPVFLGIGQMAATILILYVSKINKIVHFPDFDKSIPLKLFPLPLIYVGNHLSGLSSTSKLRKRYPVSIVVSVFAIILGAFIAAGSDLSFNLEGYTFVLLNDIFTAANGVYTKQKIDPKELGKYGVLFYNACFMVIPTVIISFSTGDFQQATHFQHWTNFLFVFQFILSCFLGFLLMYSTVLCSHYNSALTTTVVGAIKNISIAYIGMLIGGDYIFSMLNFIGLNICMAGGLRYSFLTLRGNSKPTQPGDEENALSESHS from the exons ATGAGCGCCGGGCAGGCAGCGGGGGAGGCGGCGAGCTGCGCCGCGCCGCCGGCGCTTCCCAGGGTGCTCTCAGCCCTTTTCTACGGGACGTGCTCGTTCTTCATCGTGCTGGTGAACAAGGCCCTGCTCAGCGCCTACAG CTTCCCGTCACCAGTGTTTCTTGGCATTGGACAG aTGGCAGCCACTATACTTATCTTGTATGTgtcaaaaataaataagattgTTCACTTCCCCGATTTTGACAAAAGTATACCTCTAAAG TTGTTTCCTCTGCCTCTGATTTATGTTGGAAACCACCTAAGTGGATTATCAAGTACCAGCAAACTCAG GAAACGATATCCAGTGAGCATTGTAGTCAGCGTATTTGCCATCATTCTTGGAGCTTTCATAGCAGCTGG GTCTGATCTGTCTTTTAATCTGGAGGGTTACACCTTTGTGTTGCTGAATGATATCTTTACAGCAGCAAATGGAGTttacacaaagcagaaaattgaTCCAAAG GAGCTGGGGAAATATGGTGTCCTTTTCTATAATGCCTGTTTCATGGTGATTCCAACAGTCATTATTAGCTTTTCTACTGGAGACTTTCAGCAG gcaaCACATTTCCAGCACTGGAcaaattttttgtttgtctttcaatttattctttcctgctttttggG GTTTCTCTTGATGTATTCTACTGTCCTATGCAGTCATTACAATTCTGCTCTCACAACGACTGTAGTTGGTGCCATCAAG aataTATCCATTGCTTACATTGGAATGTTGATTGGTGGAGATTACATATTCTCCATGTTAAACTTCATAGGGCTAAATATTTG tATGGCAGGAGGACTGAGATACTCATTTTTAACTTTAAGAGGAAACAGCAAGCCTACACAACCTGGGGATGAAGAGAATGCACTTTCTGAATCACACAGTTAG
- the SLC35D2 gene encoding nucleotide sugar transporter SLC35D2 isoform X1, with protein MSAGQAAGEAASCAAPPALPRVLSALFYGTCSFFIVLVNKALLSAYSFPSPVFLGIGQMAATILILYVSKINKIVHFPDFDKSIPLKLFPLPLIYVGNHLSGLSSTSKLSLPMFTVLRKFTIPLTLLLEIIILGKRYPVSIVVSVFAIILGAFIAAGSDLSFNLEGYTFVLLNDIFTAANGVYTKQKIDPKELGKYGVLFYNACFMVIPTVIISFSTGDFQQATHFQHWTNFLFVFQFILSCFLGFLLMYSTVLCSHYNSALTTTVVGAIKNISIAYIGMLIGGDYIFSMLNFIGLNICMAGGLRYSFLTLRGNSKPTQPGDEENALSESHS; from the exons ATGAGCGCCGGGCAGGCAGCGGGGGAGGCGGCGAGCTGCGCCGCGCCGCCGGCGCTTCCCAGGGTGCTCTCAGCCCTTTTCTACGGGACGTGCTCGTTCTTCATCGTGCTGGTGAACAAGGCCCTGCTCAGCGCCTACAG CTTCCCGTCACCAGTGTTTCTTGGCATTGGACAG aTGGCAGCCACTATACTTATCTTGTATGTgtcaaaaataaataagattgTTCACTTCCCCGATTTTGACAAAAGTATACCTCTAAAG TTGTTTCCTCTGCCTCTGATTTATGTTGGAAACCACCTAAGTGGATTATCAAGTACCAGCAAACTCAG TTTGCCGATGTTTACTGTGCTCAGGAAGTTTACCATTCCACTTACTTTACTGCTGGAAATCATCATACTTGg GAAACGATATCCAGTGAGCATTGTAGTCAGCGTATTTGCCATCATTCTTGGAGCTTTCATAGCAGCTGG GTCTGATCTGTCTTTTAATCTGGAGGGTTACACCTTTGTGTTGCTGAATGATATCTTTACAGCAGCAAATGGAGTttacacaaagcagaaaattgaTCCAAAG GAGCTGGGGAAATATGGTGTCCTTTTCTATAATGCCTGTTTCATGGTGATTCCAACAGTCATTATTAGCTTTTCTACTGGAGACTTTCAGCAG gcaaCACATTTCCAGCACTGGAcaaattttttgtttgtctttcaatttattctttcctgctttttggG GTTTCTCTTGATGTATTCTACTGTCCTATGCAGTCATTACAATTCTGCTCTCACAACGACTGTAGTTGGTGCCATCAAG aataTATCCATTGCTTACATTGGAATGTTGATTGGTGGAGATTACATATTCTCCATGTTAAACTTCATAGGGCTAAATATTTG tATGGCAGGAGGACTGAGATACTCATTTTTAACTTTAAGAGGAAACAGCAAGCCTACACAACCTGGGGATGAAGAGAATGCACTTTCTGAATCACACAGTTAG